The Zea mays cultivar B73 chromosome 7, Zm-B73-REFERENCE-NAM-5.0, whole genome shotgun sequence DNA segment GGGTAGGAAGCAGGATGCGACCGCCGGTGCACGGGTGAAGACTTAGAGAGTTAGGGTTGAGTTGGGTATGTTGGGATTTGGGACTAAGTTGAGAGTCGACTCGAATACAGTCCTACGGTCTACGGATGGGTGAAGACCCATGGAAGCCCACGCCTATACAAACCCATCTACACCCATGGGTATTAACCATTTCGACCCACAATACAAAATAAACTCACCCAGCCCAACCCATTCATAATTAAAACCCATCACAACCCACCAAAACAAAACCATTTTTTAAACCCACCTAAAATACCCACTTACACCCACCCCGTTTGCAGGCCTACCTGTCGTAGCCACTTTGGAGGAGGAGGACATGTCAGTGATGAGGTGCATCCGAATGTGGATCCACCACAAGATTTCATCGTTGGCATATGTGCTGCCGCTTTTATAGTGCTATCCGATTAGGGTTTTCCTCGTGTTGGTTGAGGCCATCGAGGACGCCCATGCTCGAGAGGATGTGGCGCAGCGGCAAGGCGTGTAGCCTTGCCCAGGTGGCCCAGCTCTAGGTAGGTCAAGATGTCCTTGCGCATGTCATGGTAGCCAAACCAGCGGGCAAGCGGGCGTGACAAACTTCACTTTGGAAGCGCGAATAGGGTGTAGGGTGTCGCTGGATCGAGAGGGAGATATAACTCTCCCTGGGATAGAGGGTCTGGTAGAGAGCTTTCTTGCATAAGATAGAGGACTGCTGTAGGCCATAAGTGCTATCAGGTAGAGATGTGTCTTGTCATGTAATATCATCACAATTATTATGTTGAGGAGGTTATGACAATTTATTCTTATGACTATTCATATGTTGACATAGAAAATTGTCACAAACACGATGCTAGAGTATAATATGATGGTTTTAATGACGAGGGTTAAATTTTCGTCATTACAATGCGCCATCTTTTGAAAATCGTCATAAACAAGGTGATCTAATGACAAATTACTCTATTATGATCTATTATTCATCATATAAGGCCATAAGTGTTGTTGTGAGGCCAGAGTACGCAAGCTACTGGCAGGGCGCAGCAGGCATTAGTCGCGCCGAGCCCCAGGCTACGAAGGCCAGGGTCGGTATAGCCCAAATAATGGCGTTGGGGACCCACATTGCCCGCGTCATCCGTCATAAAGAACACGAGACAGACAGGCGACCCCGAGGCTCACGAGCACGTGTGGCTTTACCTCTGGTAGAACGCTCGGTTTTATCCTTGCCTGATGGCTCCTTCTTGGGAAGCCACTGTTGACCGACCGACCTATAAAATAGAGGAGTTGGTCCTCAGGTTAGAGGCTAAGTTCTTTCAGATATATCATTTATTTTCTAATAACATGATATACGGTTTAGTTGTTGGAGGTACAAATATTTTTTGTGGCCTAGCCTAAACACTTCAAAATCAGGTTCTATTTTAATTTTGAGGACTTAAATATTTGTCTTTTTCTTGGAGTTGTTCAGTCTACAGTGTAAAATCCTCTATAATCGGACAGCTTTATAACCGGGCGGCGGCTATGCGCACATCCGACATCCCCCTTGCATTCCTAAGCAAAGCAAGTAAATGGGCAGCTCCAGCTCCAAGAACCCCAGCCACATGTCGTCCCTGCCGTGGATGGTGCGCATCCAGGCAGCAGCCTTCCAGGTGGCACAACGTAGGGACGGCAGTATATGGCGCCCTCTTCTCTTCCTCGGCGACCTCAAGACAGCCGCCAGCCGCGCCACGCCCAGCCCGGACACCTCGGAGGTACGATCCACCGATATCACGATTGACGTCTCCCGCGGCCTCTGGGCACGCGTGTTCTGCCCCACGGCGATCGCTGACGATGCTCCAGCCCCGCTCCCCGTCTTTGTCTACTTCCATGGCGGCGGGTTCATGCTCTTCTCCGCGTCGTTCGGCCCCTATGACACCTTCTGCCGCCGTCTCTGCCGGAAGCTCCGGGCCGTCGTCGTGTCCGTGAACTACCGCCTCGCCCCCGAGCATCGTTTCCCGGCAGCATACGACGACGGCGTCGCCACACTCCGCTACCTGGACGAGACCCCGACCCCACTGCTGGCCGACATCGTACCGGCCCCTGTCGACCTCGCTAGCTGCTTCCTGATCGGCGATAGCTCGGGGGGCAACATGGTTCACCACGTCGCCCAGCGTTGGGCGTCCATGTCGTCGGCGACGTCGTTACAGCCTCCACTGCGCATCCGCCGCCTCCGCCTGGCCGGTGCCGTCCTCATACAACCGTTCTTCGGCGGGGAGGAGCGCACGGAGGCCGAGGTAAGGCTGGACAAGGCGTGCCGCATATTGTCGGTGGCTCGTGCGGATCGCTACTGGAGGGAGTTCTTGCCCGAGGGAGCCAGCCGAGACCACCCGGCGGCGCGCGTGTGCGGGGAAGGTGTTGAGCTCGCAGACACGTTCCCGCCGGCGATGGTGGTGACCGGTGGGATCGACCTACTCAAGGACTGGCACGCAAGGTACGTGGAGACGTTGCGTGGGAAGGGGAAGCTGGTCAGGGTGGTCGACTACCCGGACGCCTTCCATGGCTTCTACGTGTTCCCGGAGCTCGCTGATTCCGGCAAACTAATCGAGGACATTAAGCTGTTCGTCGACGATCATAGGACTAAGGCCTCTGGTTCCGACTAGATGCATGTTGTATTGTTGTGTCATGCATGCAGAGCCATGCATGCGCGACCAGTGCACGTTCGCCCTTGCTGCCTTGCTGTTGTGTTCTGCATACCATACACTGGTCGAATAAAAAAGACCCATTGTTAAATACCGTACTACGTGGAAAATGTTCTCCAGATGTGAAGAAGTGCTATATCTGCGCAGGTGCAGCATATGACTTTCTAGGCATGTTCATGCGTCTAGCTACTCATGTCAGCACATACAGCGTAAATGATCATAGGGATGAAAACGACGAAAACATATACTTATTTGGTATCAAATTTTTTTGTCGTTTTCCTTTaattggatataaatctgttatacaaatttgtattcttgtttttagcattgagctTGTAATTGTTCATAAAAGATAAACCTAAAATTTATCTATATTTTCTCAAATGATAGATATAAAATTCAGATATTTGTTCATATTTTGTTGTAGTGAGCAAATAGTGCATTAAACCATTTATGAAAAAAAATATTTATAATAATGTGTTTAATAACATCAGAAAATATCAATATCAAATTTCATACATATCTATTTagaaatattaaatttgtccgaACAAATCGGATATCCACTTTCATCCCTACGTGATCGAGATTATCAGTCACGCCATAACTTTTGGTGCATCCTCACAAGCGGGTTTGCTCTAGAGTTCTACCATGAAAAAAGCTAATCTAACCTCCTTGATTCACCTCCCTCGGTTAGGAAAACCTATTTTTAGAGTCCTTTTAACTCTTGAAACTGGTCAATTTACCTAGTGTGGCTCTAGCCATCCAACATACCACCACACAAATAAGGAAGCGCTACTGGAgatgacttctttgccgagtgtgcaataggcactcggcaaaggaccaATCGCACTCGACAAAGGCTTTGCTGAGTGCCACACTCAAAAAGAGCTCTCGGTGAAACAAACGTCGGCACATGTCTCCTTGACGAGTACTTTCTATCGGGCACTTagtaaagactttgccgagtgcaaaaCCAGTAGTCAGCAAAGAAAACGTGTCGTGACGGTGGGCATTACGGTGtcagagtctttgccgagtgtctggagatggcactcggcaaaagcgCCACCTTTGCTGAGTGCCTCGGCcacgacactcgacaaagaaaggtTCCAAGGGCCCTAGGCAtagttcctttgccgagtgccagagccaaggcactcggcaaagcctccacCTTTGTCAAGTGCTATGTCCaaagcactcagcaaagaaaGGCTTTAGGGGACCTAAGCATAGTTCCTGTGCCGAGTGTCAGGGGGCGCCACTCGGCAAAGCCACCTTTACCTAGTGCCTTGGCCCTAGCACTCGACAAACTAGGTTTCTTTGCTGAGTGCAACACTCGACAAAGTGGCTAGAAACAACCCTTTTAATTTGTTTTTTCATTGCATCCAAACAAACATAATATATATCACTAACATGACATATACATCAAATGTGTGTCACGAACACCACATATCTCACAAACATCACAAAAGTCACATGTCTCACAAAATAGTTCACAAAACTCATAAGTAGTCTCACAAATATGTTCACAAACATCAATGTATGTCACAAACATGTCTCATTAATGAATTCATAAGAGCATCAACAAGGTGGCCAATTAGATTGATTTCGCGAAGGATTGGGAGAAACGTGAGGGTCATTTGATGTCGCCGATTGATTctacacagagaagagattgcatatgAGACAAGATAAATATATATCATACATAACTAAAACTTCTATACTCACAGAAGTATAAAACTGAGGAGGTAGAGGTGAAGGTGTAGTTGGAGTGAACAATGCAACTGGCAGAGTTACACCCATTGCAATGTGCATGTACTGAAGAATCACTATCATCCTCTATTGCTCGGTCAAGCGAGTCTCACCCGCTCGGCCCTCATCCTTGCCTCCAACTctacacgttgcctcctctcttcTTCCAGCTAGGTCTGCAATATTTCACCCCAATGTTACGATAACGCAAAGAAAAGGTATATAATCAATGAACGACGAATAAAGAAGGAATAACTTAGAGTTCTTGTATCTAGTGCTGTGAGGTGTCCTATCGAGGTTGTATggccgcgctcgtgctccttcctCGAACCTAAGATAGAGTTGGAGTAGAGGACGAGTCAATTGCGTTGTCGCCAATCCAGTACTGCCCAAGCCTCTTGCCTCCACTCATGAGGATTTCTTTATCATTGTCTTTAGTCCTCAAATCATATTCTAGCCCATGGACCTCCCTTGACATCgaggtgtactcactgaggcggctATGGACGGCCACATTGCTGTATGCCTTGGTCCCGTCCTCCAGGTTATAGCTGACGTTggatgttgccttgctcttgtgGGTCATAACATActccgagaagatggagcaaggctggccaTCATGTGAAGCGGACTACGAGAAAACCAACATGATGATtagaaatcatgcataatcaaGCGTTAGAATAAATAAATGAATTTGTGTGCCCATGCTTCTACGTATCTGGGGAGGCTACGACTGTCTTGATGGTGGGGTACACCTGGCATCATCGAACGCCGGTTCCAAGCAAGCGTTGTGCATCGACTCCGACTTGTTGAACCACCACTTTTGTACTATCTGCTCCCATCACTTAAGATGTGTGAAACACCAACAATATCATTTGttgtttttgtgccatgtcatctattTCGTGGATTCCTTGGTCATGTATagccgctggatcctcggtatgaacgaaaGGTGATGTAGGACTGTCACGACGATGTCAAGTTGCCTCTTATGTCCATCACTagatctacctccatgaacctagaggaTTTACACTTTCGATAGTACTTTGCTTTcgtgtattctttcctaaataggatgcACCCCTCCATACAAGCATGTATCCGCTCATACGTCATATTGAGTGCACAAAGGAGTTttatgcctcgtacatgctctttgacagaacgtgatcctccggaagcagggtaCCATTAACTGTCAACATACCATCGAATGTGTCTTGACTCAGGGTATACTATGACTTTAATGTCATTATATGTCAAATGGCATCCTATTGAGAAACCTTTGTGTTGGCGTGAAGGGGTTTCTTTGTCGTGGCAAACATGtcatagaacgc contains these protein-coding regions:
- the LOC103633498 gene encoding probable carboxylesterase 18, which produces MGSSSSKNPSHMSSLPWMVRIQAAAFQVAQRRDGSIWRPLLFLGDLKTAASRATPSPDTSEVRSTDITIDVSRGLWARVFCPTAIADDAPAPLPVFVYFHGGGFMLFSASFGPYDTFCRRLCRKLRAVVVSVNYRLAPEHRFPAAYDDGVATLRYLDETPTPLLADIVPAPVDLASCFLIGDSSGGNMVHHVAQRWASMSSATSLQPPLRIRRLRLAGAVLIQPFFGGEERTEAEVRLDKACRILSVARADRYWREFLPEGASRDHPAARVCGEGVELADTFPPAMVVTGGIDLLKDWHARYVETLRGKGKLVRVVDYPDAFHGFYVFPELADSGKLIEDIKLFVDDHRTKASGSD